From Bacillus sp. FSL K6-3431, the proteins below share one genomic window:
- a CDS encoding DUF1413 domain-containing protein: MTEKLVKLTMSEAEYEAAMDEANGNGFANITDYLRNFLFEEAPDFNYDELLAKFKKAVYNLKSGEKFRIRDLFDSNEWDEIPVQVRRDFGRMINRRVSKNSWSSIKSIGKDSANALWYEFSCHYEKGLEDKIAFVFLGPGQEEQKQGKPAVGQVGENLSSLLKKLRSSSTSEDWKREKITVTSAWNNVEYKMATGRAEASFREVLSEENLNRLVEELKDVQEYIICCSDKAYKAVIEVADRLNQNVKVIQIQHLDIRSINQIKKDVDGKEIAKGAKNATSKRLEVIAKNILK; this comes from the coding sequence ATGACGGAAAAATTAGTAAAGCTAACAATGAGTGAAGCAGAATACGAAGCTGCAATGGATGAAGCAAACGGAAATGGTTTTGCAAATATTACAGATTATTTGAGGAACTTTTTGTTTGAGGAAGCTCCAGACTTTAATTATGATGAATTACTTGCAAAGTTCAAAAAAGCTGTTTATAACTTGAAAAGCGGAGAAAAATTTCGTATTCGTGATTTATTTGATTCTAATGAATGGGATGAGATTCCGGTTCAAGTAAGAAGAGATTTTGGAAGAATGATTAACCGTAGAGTGTCTAAGAACAGTTGGTCTTCGATTAAATCAATCGGAAAAGATTCCGCAAATGCATTATGGTATGAATTTTCATGTCATTATGAAAAAGGGTTGGAAGATAAAATTGCTTTCGTCTTTTTAGGGCCAGGGCAAGAAGAACAGAAGCAAGGGAAACCAGCTGTTGGACAAGTTGGTGAAAATCTTTCTTCGTTATTAAAAAAATTGCGTTCTTCGTCTACAAGCGAGGATTGGAAGAGAGAGAAAATCACTGTAACAAGTGCATGGAATAATGTTGAATATAAAATGGCAACTGGAAGAGCGGAAGCAAGTTTTCGTGAAGTGTTATCTGAAGAAAATTTAAATCGCTTAGTTGAAGAATTAAAAGATGTTCAAGAGTATATCATTTGTTGCAGCGACAAGGCTTATAAAGCTGTGATTGAGGTTGCTGACCGTCTAAATCAAAATGTCAAAGTCATTCAAATACAACATTTAGATATTCGTTCTATCAATCAAATTAAAAAAGACGTTGATGGCAAAGAAATTGCAAAAGGTGCGAAGAATGCTACAAGTAAAAGGTTGGAGGTTATTGCTAAGAATATTCTTAAGTAA
- a CDS encoding ABC transporter substrate-binding protein has product MKMLITQKNWLVLLAIILIAALVAACSAQSGTGQKEVDEKEEVGENDPTDDENAEPVTIKIAYAFGEESFQGRFDHIDEKLSNINIEYVPYENTLESLQEIFANKINPDIIIQYNDMSPLKELDVIEPIDDLAAKHGLDLDTLRPSLVSYIRSLDEEGRMIGLPDGSSHVSLYYNKEIFDLFGVEYPDPDKILTWNEVFSLAEKMTGTRNGVEYVGFEFSWGNAGAGALTPLREFAMNITDEKTGKILFNDRPEFKKFFDMMNTFYNIPGIYNADTEGSCLFCEKKAAMAVASNMLLDGEWGDMEFQKDMDMLPTPAWTDDPNTGPYLGSSPMVITNYSEHIDEAFQVLKEYVSPENQLAMVQNGSSASVLKDPDILEQFAIDNEHYDNKNRAAWFIGDPALYEETQSRWDFQVDINGALKKLAETNIDVNTLMRELEEESNAKIIDAMSQE; this is encoded by the coding sequence ATGAAGATGCTTATAACGCAAAAAAACTGGTTGGTGTTACTTGCGATCATTTTAATTGCAGCGCTAGTTGCCGCTTGTTCAGCTCAATCGGGAACAGGGCAAAAAGAAGTCGATGAAAAAGAGGAAGTCGGAGAAAACGATCCAACAGACGATGAGAATGCAGAACCTGTCACGATTAAAATTGCTTATGCCTTCGGGGAAGAATCGTTTCAGGGCAGATTTGATCATATTGATGAAAAGTTATCCAATATTAACATTGAATATGTGCCATATGAAAACACCTTGGAATCGCTTCAAGAGATTTTTGCAAATAAAATAAATCCTGATATTATTATCCAATACAACGATATGTCTCCGTTGAAAGAGCTAGATGTTATAGAGCCTATCGATGATTTGGCGGCTAAACATGGTCTTGATTTAGATACATTACGCCCTTCGCTGGTATCTTATATTCGCTCGCTTGATGAGGAAGGCAGAATGATTGGGTTACCTGATGGATCTTCACATGTTTCTTTATATTATAATAAAGAAATATTTGATTTGTTTGGTGTAGAATACCCAGATCCGGATAAAATTTTAACTTGGAATGAAGTGTTTAGTTTAGCAGAAAAAATGACAGGAACAAGAAACGGTGTGGAGTATGTTGGATTTGAATTTTCTTGGGGTAATGCGGGTGCGGGTGCATTAACTCCATTAAGGGAATTCGCAATGAATATCACTGACGAAAAAACAGGAAAAATATTATTTAATGATAGACCGGAATTCAAAAAGTTTTTTGATATGATGAATACATTTTATAATATACCTGGAATTTACAATGCGGATACAGAAGGTTCCTGCCTGTTTTGCGAAAAAAAAGCGGCAATGGCTGTGGCATCAAATATGTTACTAGATGGAGAATGGGGTGACATGGAATTCCAAAAGGATATGGACATGTTACCAACCCCAGCTTGGACAGACGACCCAAACACCGGTCCGTATTTAGGTTCTTCACCAATGGTCATTACGAATTATAGTGAACATATAGATGAGGCGTTTCAGGTACTTAAGGAGTATGTTTCACCTGAGAATCAACTTGCCATGGTTCAAAACGGGTCATCTGCCAGTGTGCTAAAGGATCCTGATATTCTTGAGCAGTTCGCAATTGATAATGAACATTATGATAATAAAAATCGAGCTGCATGGTTTATTGGCGATCCGGCTTTATATGAAGAAACGCAAAGTAGGTGGGACTTCCAAGTGGACATTAACGGGGCTTTAAAAAAGCTCGCGGAGACTAATATCGATGTCAATACACTTATGCGCGAACTAGAAGAAGAGTCCAATGCGAAGATAATAGATGCAATGTCACAGGAATAA
- a CDS encoding AraC family transcriptional regulator: MEKESSKESFSKDTNFHFDNSYFNDPQLFESIMLYQIGDLSCKGGYVVPEHEQVCYEVSYIVSGAGFFMNKYNSYPVQEGDIILNVPGELHSCRADVDHPFRYFYVGFNFADGADEQNSLSHIKKMFDQVKLSIVSNKLNIDVPFVSIFNELINLEKYSTHMIEMYLHQIVVLAYRSFCDNWSTKYQPGIKGNEIKKIVYKVINYIDTNLYQMKALTEIAEEMHYSYSYLSSIFAKDVGLTIKDYYNRKRFEKAIEWLKSGELNVTQVAEKLQYQSIHTFSKAFRQNFGVSPTEYQTLLRNTKKEQHDSKKG, from the coding sequence ATGGAAAAGGAATCGTCGAAAGAATCATTCAGTAAAGACACAAACTTTCATTTTGATAATAGCTATTTCAATGACCCTCAGTTGTTTGAGTCAATCATGTTGTACCAGATTGGAGACTTAAGTTGCAAGGGAGGGTATGTTGTTCCCGAGCATGAACAGGTCTGCTATGAGGTAAGCTATATCGTTTCCGGTGCCGGTTTTTTTATGAATAAGTACAATAGCTATCCGGTTCAAGAAGGAGATATCATTCTTAATGTACCTGGAGAGCTTCATAGCTGCAGGGCAGATGTCGATCACCCATTCCGTTATTTCTATGTTGGCTTTAATTTTGCCGACGGTGCAGATGAACAAAATTCACTTTCTCATATCAAAAAAATGTTTGATCAAGTCAAACTATCCATCGTATCAAATAAGCTAAACATTGATGTTCCTTTTGTCAGTATTTTTAACGAGCTGATCAACCTCGAGAAATATTCTACACACATGATAGAAATGTACCTTCATCAAATTGTGGTTTTAGCCTACCGCAGTTTTTGCGACAACTGGTCAACCAAATATCAGCCTGGCATAAAAGGAAATGAGATAAAGAAAATCGTGTACAAGGTGATTAACTATATCGATACTAACCTCTACCAAATGAAAGCATTGACCGAGATTGCTGAAGAAATGCACTACAGCTACTCTTATTTGTCCAGTATTTTTGCAAAAGATGTTGGACTGACCATTAAGGATTATTACAATCGTAAACGTTTCGAGAAGGCCATCGAATGGCTGAAGAGCGGAGAACTGAATGTAACGCAGGTCGCGGAAAAGCTACAATATCAATCGATTCATACGTTCAGCAAAGCCTTTCGCCAAAACTTTGGCGTATCTCCAACTGAATACCAAACCTTATTAAGGAACACAAAAAAGGAACAACACGACAGTAAAAAGGGATAA
- a CDS encoding RluA family pseudouridine synthase: MNHKGKKQIKSNKEAVEWTVIESMELLSYLLLQLSNKGRNSVKAILTRGQVVVNGQVSTKYNHVLQTGDLVSIRTESKANSIKMIGIEIIHEDDDLIVIEKEAGLLSIASEKEQLATAYRQLTEYVRSTNPKNRIYIVHRLDRDTSGIMMFAKSKQIQQLLQNSWQESVQERTYIALVEGVVKQSGTVTSWLKESKTFVMYSSQRPNDGQKAITHYKIIKSNRKLSLLQVNLETGRKNQIRVHMQDIGHPIVGDKKYGSRENSIGRLGLHAQVLAFKHPTTGETLRFETKIPAAFLRTF, encoded by the coding sequence ATGAATCATAAAGGTAAGAAACAAATAAAATCAAATAAAGAAGCAGTCGAATGGACTGTAATCGAATCAATGGAGCTATTGAGTTATTTATTATTACAATTATCAAATAAAGGTCGTAATTCCGTGAAGGCGATTCTAACTCGTGGACAAGTAGTTGTGAATGGGCAGGTCTCAACAAAATATAACCATGTCCTACAAACTGGAGACCTAGTAAGTATTCGTACGGAAAGTAAAGCGAATAGCATTAAAATGATTGGTATTGAAATTATTCATGAAGATGATGATCTGATTGTGATTGAAAAAGAAGCGGGCTTGCTATCTATTGCCTCGGAAAAGGAACAATTAGCAACTGCCTATCGGCAACTAACGGAATATGTTCGAAGTACCAATCCTAAAAATCGAATTTATATTGTTCATCGGTTAGACCGCGACACTTCTGGAATAATGATGTTTGCTAAAAGTAAACAAATCCAGCAATTATTGCAAAACTCATGGCAGGAATCCGTACAAGAACGTACGTATATTGCCCTTGTCGAAGGAGTTGTCAAACAATCCGGAACAGTAACTTCGTGGTTAAAAGAAAGTAAAACATTCGTCATGTATTCAAGCCAAAGACCGAATGACGGACAAAAAGCTATTACCCACTATAAAATCATTAAATCAAATCGGAAGTTATCTTTACTACAAGTAAATCTAGAAACCGGCAGAAAGAATCAAATTCGCGTGCATATGCAGGATATTGGTCATCCAATTGTTGGAGATAAAAAATACGGTTCGCGTGAAAACTCCATAGGTAGACTAGGGCTGCATGCACAGGTATTAGCATTTAAACATCCGACAACAGGCGAGACCTTGCGTTTTGAAACGAAGATTCCAGCGGCTTTTCTACGTACGTTTTAA
- a CDS encoding Gfo/Idh/MocA family oxidoreductase, which produces MKKIGFIDYYLDEWHANNYPAWIRENAAAAKRNCDVAYAWAEIDQPSGLDTESWCRQYQVQMLSSIEELVEKSDYIVVLSPDHPEHHERLARLPLMSGKPVYMDKTFSSNLDSGIRMFELANKHDTPLFSSSALRFAKELSDYPNDSVHREALEYIATTGPGTYDNYSVHQYEMIVSQMGPGSKQIKSLSSNNSSLLVIEYDDGRQASFSQMQHAPFQVNLQFKNGQGVWIQECTDMFTRLIDSILVFFETGIPPVPKEETLEIIALIDAGKKALENRDTWIRIK; this is translated from the coding sequence ATGAAGAAAATAGGGTTCATTGATTATTATCTTGATGAATGGCATGCCAACAATTATCCTGCATGGATCAGAGAGAACGCGGCTGCAGCAAAACGAAATTGTGATGTAGCCTATGCTTGGGCGGAGATCGATCAACCAAGTGGTCTAGATACTGAAAGTTGGTGCCGTCAATACCAGGTTCAAATGCTTTCTTCAATCGAAGAACTTGTGGAGAAGTCTGATTATATTGTGGTCCTTTCTCCCGATCATCCAGAACATCATGAACGACTTGCACGTCTCCCACTTATGTCAGGTAAACCGGTCTATATGGATAAAACATTTTCATCCAATTTGGATTCAGGAATACGGATGTTCGAGCTAGCTAATAAGCATGATACTCCGCTATTTTCGAGTTCGGCGTTACGTTTCGCAAAAGAACTGTCAGACTATCCGAACGATTCAGTTCATCGTGAAGCGCTAGAATATATCGCAACAACGGGACCTGGCACATATGATAACTATTCGGTTCATCAATATGAAATGATTGTTTCACAGATGGGGCCTGGCTCGAAACAAATCAAAAGCTTGTCATCAAATAACAGTTCATTGTTAGTAATTGAATATGACGATGGACGACAAGCATCGTTTTCCCAGATGCAACATGCACCTTTCCAGGTCAATTTGCAATTTAAGAATGGACAAGGAGTGTGGATCCAAGAGTGTACTGACATGTTTACACGACTGATAGACTCAATTCTAGTCTTTTTTGAAACTGGCATACCGCCAGTACCCAAGGAAGAGACATTGGAAATTATAGCGCTGATTGATGCCGGGAAAAAGGCGTTAGAAAATCGGGATACGTGGATCAGGATTAAATAG
- a CDS encoding Gfo/Idh/MocA family protein: protein MSKVKVAVIGCGTISDNHIKSYINNELTEIKYLVDIRQERAIEKAQNYGVSYTEADFRKILDDKEVEVVSICTPNDTHAPIAIECLNAGKHVLCEKPAAINIKQVSEMKAAADRNDRILNIGVVNRYNTAVNKIKQMIDDGELGKVYHVYCSFRSHRSIPGLGGPFTTKAKAGGGVLIDWGVHFLDLIFYSLNQPKVLTVTGATHSELAKNMKDYTYTDMWAGPPDYNGTYDVEDFVTGLVRTTGPTISLNGAWAQNIGESAMFVEFLGDKAGVKLQYGGNFKIYSAKNGNLYETIPSYTTSDMFYEEIDGFIRSVKDLKKGRSHIDNVIVTSEVMEAIYMSAEKGREIVL from the coding sequence ATGAGCAAAGTAAAAGTAGCGGTTATAGGCTGTGGTACGATTTCTGACAATCATATTAAATCCTATATCAATAATGAATTAACAGAAATCAAGTATCTCGTGGACATCAGGCAAGAACGTGCCATAGAAAAAGCGCAAAACTACGGTGTCTCTTATACAGAGGCAGACTTTAGAAAAATACTTGATGACAAGGAAGTAGAGGTCGTTTCCATCTGTACCCCAAACGATACCCATGCACCTATAGCGATCGAGTGCCTGAACGCAGGGAAACATGTGCTATGTGAGAAGCCGGCTGCGATTAACATAAAACAAGTCAGTGAAATGAAAGCGGCTGCAGACCGCAACGATAGGATTCTCAACATTGGCGTCGTTAACAGATACAATACAGCGGTTAATAAAATCAAACAAATGATTGATGATGGCGAGCTTGGCAAAGTTTATCATGTTTACTGTTCTTTCCGTTCGCACCGTTCGATTCCTGGTCTTGGGGGACCGTTTACAACCAAGGCTAAAGCAGGAGGTGGGGTATTGATTGACTGGGGCGTTCATTTTCTCGATCTGATTTTTTACAGTTTGAATCAACCGAAAGTATTGACCGTGACTGGTGCTACTCACAGTGAATTGGCTAAGAATATGAAGGACTATACATACACTGATATGTGGGCTGGCCCTCCCGACTACAACGGAACATACGATGTAGAGGATTTCGTTACAGGTCTAGTACGGACAACTGGGCCGACCATCAGCTTAAACGGGGCGTGGGCGCAAAACATTGGCGAATCGGCCATGTTTGTAGAATTTCTCGGCGATAAAGCTGGGGTCAAGCTCCAGTATGGAGGCAATTTCAAAATATATTCTGCGAAAAATGGAAACTTATATGAAACAATTCCGTCCTACACGACATCAGATATGTTCTATGAAGAAATTGATGGGTTTATTCGATCAGTGAAGGATCTGAAAAAAGGCAGATCCCATATCGACAACGTGATTGTCACCTCCGAGGTGATGGAAGCTATTTATATGTCCGCCGAAAAGGGAAGAGAGATCGTGTTATGA
- a CDS encoding DoxX family protein: protein MRKLFEGKVVAGLWAIVRIWLGVQWLQAGWHKVIGDFDATGFLHGAIAKAGGEAPIVQGWYATFLETVAMPNAKLFNVLIPWGELLVGIGLIVGALTIPALIAGGLMNLNFLWAGTISTNPTFLIIAVILLFARKGATYWGVDRFLTPMIKKTIEKNKYNEKIDPTPIKQHA from the coding sequence ATGAGAAAATTATTCGAAGGAAAAGTGGTAGCAGGTCTTTGGGCAATAGTAAGAATATGGTTAGGTGTTCAGTGGTTACAAGCTGGATGGCATAAAGTGATTGGCGATTTTGATGCAACTGGATTTTTACATGGAGCAATTGCTAAAGCAGGTGGAGAGGCACCTATAGTACAAGGATGGTATGCAACATTTCTCGAAACTGTCGCAATGCCAAACGCGAAATTGTTTAACGTTTTGATTCCATGGGGTGAGTTACTAGTCGGTATCGGATTAATTGTTGGAGCTCTTACCATACCTGCATTAATTGCTGGTGGACTTATGAACCTGAACTTCCTCTGGGCGGGAACAATTAGCACAAACCCAACGTTTCTCATCATAGCGGTCATCCTGTTATTCGCTAGAAAAGGCGCCACATATTGGGGGGTAGATCGTTTCTTAACACCAATGATCAAAAAAACAATCGAGAAAAATAAATATAATGAGAAAATTGATCCAACCCCGATCAAACAGCATGCGTAA
- a CDS encoding SCO family protein: MKKYIILFFTFVVSVSLVYWFWPNSKGLPVLEKVKAFELEDVHGTVYHSNNNKIKLLTFYYTNCPDICPLTMVDFSELQEELKKEDLFGKKVELVAITFDPTNDTPEVIRNYASAFQADPLGWKWLRGTETETIANQLKLQYVKSKESIYTHSTTMYLIDEDNKVRALYQMSNSRDSIEKEKILEDIRILVGGS, translated from the coding sequence ATGAAAAAGTATATCATTCTCTTCTTTACATTTGTTGTGAGTGTGTCGTTGGTTTATTGGTTCTGGCCAAATAGCAAAGGGTTACCGGTATTGGAAAAAGTAAAAGCTTTTGAACTAGAAGATGTTCATGGGACTGTTTACCATTCAAATAATAATAAAATCAAATTGCTTACATTTTATTACACAAATTGCCCTGATATTTGCCCTTTAACAATGGTAGATTTCAGTGAATTACAAGAGGAACTCAAAAAGGAAGACTTATTTGGAAAGAAAGTAGAATTAGTGGCCATTACTTTTGATCCAACAAACGACACACCAGAAGTAATTAGGAATTACGCGAGCGCCTTTCAAGCAGATCCATTAGGCTGGAAATGGTTAAGGGGCACAGAAACAGAAACAATTGCCAATCAATTAAAACTACAATATGTGAAATCTAAAGAAAGTATATACACACATTCAACGACAATGTATTTAATAGATGAAGATAATAAGGTACGCGCTTTATATCAGATGTCCAATTCAAGGGATTCTATTGAAAAGGAGAAGATTTTGGAAGATATTCGGATTTTGGTTGGTGGTTCCTAG